In Numidum massiliense, a single genomic region encodes these proteins:
- a CDS encoding DUF6612 family protein encodes MRKRKLVTLTSAVLILLLTVTACGKLEASDVIEQSAETMKEMKGYKWKMDVKNKMTLPEEKMTVSSKMDVEYINNKTFAANADTKMDGMEDVQKIAIYFLDDTLYIHEQSVDEWVKLKADSDSIPEAAQVDQQVVDPKNTFKALKKAGDKVKMNEEDGKYLLEVSLSDAKDIKPFMKYALQSLEQTPMNADEVTFKKLNIKIWVDKKSLEYEKLEQTVTMEMPFQEDATMKVQTTTKMTFNGEVKEIKLPKEAKEAEEIER; translated from the coding sequence ATGCGCAAACGAAAGCTGGTCACTCTGACGAGTGCGGTCTTGATCTTACTTCTTACGGTCACAGCGTGCGGCAAGTTGGAAGCATCCGACGTCATCGAACAATCCGCAGAAACAATGAAAGAAATGAAAGGGTACAAATGGAAGATGGACGTCAAGAACAAGATGACGCTTCCGGAAGAAAAGATGACGGTGTCGTCAAAAATGGACGTCGAATACATAAATAATAAGACGTTTGCGGCTAATGCCGACACGAAGATGGACGGAATGGAAGATGTTCAGAAGATAGCCATTTACTTTTTAGATGATACGCTGTACATACACGAGCAGTCGGTAGATGAGTGGGTTAAATTGAAGGCTGACAGTGATTCGATTCCCGAGGCCGCACAAGTCGATCAACAAGTTGTCGATCCGAAGAATACGTTCAAGGCGCTGAAAAAAGCAGGCGACAAAGTAAAAATGAATGAAGAAGACGGTAAATACCTGTTAGAAGTGTCGTTGTCCGATGCGAAAGACATTAAGCCGTTCATGAAATATGCGCTGCAAAGTTTAGAACAGACGCCGATGAATGCCGATGAAGTAACGTTTAAAAAATTGAACATAAAGATTTGGGTAGACAAAAAGTCACTTGAATATGAAAAATTGGAGCAAACGGTGACGATGGAGATGCCGTTTCAAGAAGATGCGACGATGAAAGTTCAGACAACGACGAAGATGACGTTTAATGGTGAAGTGAAAGAGATTAAGCTGCCAAAAGAGGCGAAAGAAGCAGAAGAAATAGAACGTTAA
- a CDS encoding anhydro-N-acetylmuramic acid kinase, with translation MNSYERLMTYAERREHLLIGLMSGTSLDGIDAALVAIATNEAGEIADVSLKHFCYLPYSDELRERILSLCAVETATLDQLVLANAGLSEWYAAAVARVLAEAGVRAEQVDAVCSHGQTVWHAPHEAAFPGPDGELRVRSTLQIGELSVLAERCGIPVVGNFRPRDLAAGGEGAPLVPYVDYMLFKSPHKGRILQNIGGIGNATVVPKGRAIDDVYAFDTGPGNMIMDALVKQETNGAERFDEGGKRAAAGRVSEELLQLYLQDPYYRRKPPKSTGREVYGLSFTEQFRADGEQRQLSFADILATATMLTARTIVQAYEHFIFPTAAIDEVIASGGGAHNETLLAMIRQQLPDGVKLTTAEAFGIPDDAKEALAFTVLGHETLMGRPSNVPAVTGASKPVVLGNVCW, from the coding sequence ATGAATTCATACGAACGACTAATGACATACGCCGAGCGGCGGGAGCATTTACTCATCGGCTTAATGTCGGGGACGTCGCTCGACGGCATCGATGCCGCTTTAGTCGCCATTGCAACGAACGAGGCTGGGGAAATTGCTGACGTTTCATTGAAACACTTTTGTTACTTGCCGTATTCGGATGAACTGAGGGAGCGCATCTTGTCGCTATGTGCGGTAGAAACAGCGACGCTCGATCAGCTCGTGCTGGCGAACGCCGGCTTGTCGGAATGGTATGCCGCTGCGGTGGCCCGAGTCCTTGCCGAGGCGGGCGTGAGGGCGGAACAAGTCGATGCGGTCTGTTCCCACGGGCAAACCGTTTGGCACGCGCCACACGAAGCAGCGTTTCCCGGTCCAGACGGTGAGCTCCGCGTGCGTTCCACGCTGCAAATTGGGGAATTGTCGGTACTGGCGGAGCGGTGCGGCATCCCGGTCGTCGGAAACTTCCGCCCGCGCGATTTGGCAGCTGGCGGGGAAGGTGCGCCGCTCGTGCCGTACGTTGACTACATGCTGTTTAAGTCGCCGCACAAAGGGCGCATCTTACAAAACATCGGCGGGATCGGCAATGCGACGGTCGTGCCGAAAGGTAGGGCGATCGACGATGTGTACGCCTTCGATACGGGGCCGGGCAACATGATTATGGATGCGCTCGTTAAACAGGAAACGAATGGGGCGGAGCGGTTTGACGAAGGGGGTAAACGGGCGGCGGCCGGACGGGTGAGCGAAGAACTGTTGCAACTGTATTTGCAAGATCCGTATTACAGGCGCAAGCCACCGAAGAGTACGGGGCGCGAAGTTTACGGGCTCTCCTTTACCGAGCAGTTTCGCGCCGACGGGGAGCAGAGGCAGTTGTCGTTTGCCGATATTTTGGCGACGGCGACGATGCTGACGGCGCGGACGATCGTGCAAGCGTACGAACACTTTATTTTTCCGACGGCAGCGATCGACGAAGTGATCGCCTCAGGGGGCGGTGCGCACAACGAGACGCTGCTGGCGATGATTCGCCAGCAGTTGCCGGACGGGGTAAAGCTTACGACGGCCGAAGCGTTCGGTATCCCCGATGACGCCAAAGAAGCACTTGCCTTTACTGTCCTCGGACACGAGACGCTCATGGGCCGCCCGAGCAACGTACCGGCCGTGACCGGTGCTTCTAAGCCAGTTGTTTTAGGTAACGTCTGCTGGTAA